One genomic region from Acidobacteriota bacterium encodes:
- a CDS encoding DUF434 domain-containing protein — translation MSPDNRTHRGAHPEDHILFAPDQLERLRLATLELSWLLSRGYQLNSSLKLVGDRHSLRERQRLALSRTACPDHLLQLRDAKQIPLESVQNQVIVIDGFNLIITLEAALSRGVLLLCQDGCIRDLSSVHGSYRSVIETEHAIAIVGQMLAMVQPAQVIWYLDKPISNSGRLAQKIRTTAEENSWNWEVEVVFNPDRAIIESGKIALSSDSVVLDSSFQWVNFVSAWTALHHPDTWIINLRNEE, via the coding sequence ATGTCTCCTGACAATCGAACCCATCGCGGTGCCCATCCGGAAGATCATATCCTCTTCGCTCCAGACCAGTTGGAACGGCTCCGGCTGGCAACCCTCGAACTTTCGTGGCTGCTCAGTCGCGGATATCAATTGAATTCGTCGTTGAAACTGGTCGGAGACCGCCATTCGCTCAGGGAACGTCAACGTCTGGCGCTTTCAAGAACTGCCTGCCCGGACCATCTTTTGCAATTGCGGGATGCCAAACAAATACCACTTGAATCCGTGCAAAATCAAGTCATTGTGATTGATGGATTCAATTTAATCATTACGCTTGAAGCAGCGCTGAGTCGGGGAGTGTTATTGCTGTGTCAAGATGGGTGCATCCGGGATTTATCAAGCGTGCATGGTTCGTACCGTTCCGTGATTGAAACGGAACATGCCATTGCCATTGTCGGCCAGATGCTGGCGATGGTTCAGCCAGCACAGGTAATCTGGTATCTGGACAAACCGATTTCCAATAGTGGTCGCCTGGCTCAAAAAATCCGAACCACGGCTGAAGAAAATTCCTGGAATTGGGAAGTTGAGGTCGTCTTTAACCCAGATCGGGCGATTATCGAATCCGGAAAAATTGCACTCTCATCTGATTCCGTTGTTTTGGACAGTTCATTCCAATGGGTCAACTTTGTCTCGGCCTGGACGGCTCTTCATCATCCTGACACCTGGATCATAAACCTCAGGAATGAAGAATGA